One Peterkaempfera bronchialis DNA window includes the following coding sequences:
- the pstA gene encoding phosphate ABC transporter permease PstA, translating to MSTDATRPATTPLTSQSLTGGRLPGWAPAATAVTAVALGCAIGAGAGLSSRIQWGLIAALLFVAGSYALAAKVEGTRQAKDRLATSLVWVCFVLAVIPLVSLTAYTIRKGAGVVDATFLTHSMNGVISSEPGGGIYHAILGTLEQVGLATLIAAPIGLLTAVYLVEYGRGRLAKAVTFFVDVMTGVPSIVAGLFVLSFWIIILGFSFSGFAGSMALSILMMPVVVRSTEEMLKLVPGELREASYALGVPKWKTIVRIVIPTAIGGITTGIMLAVARITGETAPVLLLCFTTDVINTNPFQDAQESLPLYIWHQYSLGNDQTYARAWGAALVLIAIVMGLNLIARGIARWRSPSQRAH from the coding sequence ATGAGCACCGACGCCACCCGCCCCGCCACCACCCCGCTGACCAGCCAGAGCCTCACCGGCGGCCGACTGCCCGGCTGGGCCCCCGCCGCCACCGCCGTCACCGCGGTCGCCCTCGGCTGCGCCATCGGCGCCGGCGCCGGGCTCTCCAGCCGCATCCAGTGGGGCCTGATCGCCGCCCTGCTCTTCGTGGCCGGCTCCTACGCCCTGGCCGCCAAGGTCGAGGGCACCCGCCAGGCCAAGGACCGGCTGGCCACCAGCCTGGTCTGGGTCTGCTTCGTGCTCGCCGTGATCCCGCTGGTCTCGCTGACCGCGTACACGATCCGGAAGGGCGCCGGGGTGGTCGATGCGACCTTCCTCACCCACTCCATGAACGGCGTGATCAGCTCCGAGCCCGGCGGCGGCATCTACCACGCCATCCTGGGCACCCTGGAGCAGGTCGGGCTGGCCACCCTGATCGCCGCCCCGATCGGCCTGCTCACCGCCGTCTACCTGGTGGAGTACGGCCGCGGCCGGCTCGCCAAGGCCGTCACCTTCTTCGTGGACGTGATGACCGGCGTGCCCTCGATCGTGGCCGGCCTCTTTGTCCTCTCCTTCTGGATCATCATCCTGGGCTTCAGCTTCTCCGGCTTCGCCGGCAGCATGGCGCTCTCGATCCTGATGATGCCGGTGGTCGTCCGCTCCACCGAGGAGATGCTCAAGCTCGTCCCCGGCGAGCTGCGCGAAGCCTCCTATGCACTGGGCGTCCCCAAGTGGAAGACCATCGTGCGGATCGTCATCCCCACCGCGATCGGCGGCATCACCACCGGCATCATGCTGGCCGTCGCCCGGATCACCGGCGAGACCGCCCCCGTCCTGCTGCTCTGCTTCACCACGGACGTGATCAACACCAATCCGTTCCAGGACGCGCAGGAGTCGCTGCCGCTCTACATCTGGCACCAGTACTCGCTGGGCAACGACCAGACCTACGCCCGCGCCTGGGGCGCCGCGCTGGTCCTGATCGCCATCGTGATGGGCCTGAACCTGATCGCGCGGGGCATCGCGCGGTGGCGTTCGCCCTCCCAGCGGGCGCACTGA
- a CDS encoding inorganic phosphate transporter, translating into MDTAALVVVVGVAFFFTYTNGFHDSANAIATSVSTRALTPRAALAMAAVMNLAGAFLGQGVAETVSKGIIETPHGSQGMTILFASLVGAIAWNLATWYFGLPSSSSHALFGGMVGAALAGGTDVIWSGVVEKIIIPMFLSPVVGLVCGYLMMLLILWLFRRVNPHKAKRGFRIAQTGSAAAMALGHGLQDAQKTMGVVVLALTISGTQDGNGIPVWVKISCALMLSLGTYAGGWRIMRTLGRKIIELDPPQGFAAETTAAGILYTTSYVFSAPVSTTHVITSAIMGVGATKRVRAVRWGVAKNIVMGWFITMPAAALVAAVVFWITHAIVLAVH; encoded by the coding sequence GTGGACACCGCCGCACTCGTCGTCGTTGTCGGCGTCGCGTTCTTCTTCACGTACACCAACGGGTTCCACGACTCCGCCAATGCCATCGCCACCTCGGTCTCCACCCGGGCGCTCACCCCCCGGGCCGCGCTGGCCATGGCCGCCGTGATGAACCTGGCGGGTGCCTTCCTCGGCCAGGGGGTGGCCGAGACGGTGAGCAAGGGGATCATCGAGACGCCGCACGGCAGCCAGGGCATGACCATCCTCTTCGCCTCCCTGGTGGGCGCCATCGCCTGGAACCTGGCCACCTGGTACTTCGGTCTGCCGTCCTCCTCCTCGCATGCCCTCTTCGGCGGCATGGTGGGGGCTGCGCTGGCCGGGGGGACCGATGTGATCTGGAGCGGGGTGGTCGAGAAGATCATCATCCCGATGTTCCTCTCCCCGGTGGTCGGCCTGGTCTGCGGCTATCTGATGATGCTGCTGATCCTCTGGCTCTTCCGGCGGGTCAACCCGCACAAGGCCAAGCGCGGCTTCCGGATCGCGCAGACCGGTTCTGCGGCGGCCATGGCGCTGGGCCATGGACTCCAGGACGCGCAGAAGACCATGGGTGTGGTGGTGCTGGCGCTGACCATCTCCGGGACGCAGGACGGCAACGGCATCCCGGTCTGGGTGAAGATCTCCTGTGCGCTGATGCTCTCGCTGGGGACGTACGCGGGCGGCTGGCGCATCATGCGGACCCTCGGCCGCAAGATCATCGAGCTGGATCCGCCGCAGGGCTTCGCCGCCGAGACCACTGCGGCCGGCATCCTCTACACCACGTCCTATGTCTTCAGCGCGCCGGTCTCGACCACCCATGTGATCACCTCGGCGATCATGGGTGTGGGGGCCACCAAGCGGGTGCGGGCGGTGCGCTGGGGGGTGGCGAAGAACATCGTGATGGGCTGGTTCATCACCATGCCCGCCGCGGCGCTTGTCGCGGCGGTGGTCTTTTGGATCACCCATGCCATCGTGCTGGCGGTCCACTGA
- the pstS gene encoding phosphate ABC transporter substrate-binding protein PstS translates to MKLQRNGRSKALAIGALAVVSSLSLAACGSDDNTKDAGANASSSASSPADPATGSTTDAAGGTTDCGKGGQLLGAGSTAQANAIEVWKAAFQAKCSGTVINYNGNGSGAGIANFNQGKVAFAGSDAALKPEEVDASKKVCVGGQGIDLPMVGGAVAIAYNVDGVDNLVLDAPTLAKIFDSKITKWNDPAIAKLNPGAKLPSANIQAFHRSDDSGTTKNVTAYFAAAAGKTAWPYEPDKKWAGQGGQAATGSAGLAGQVKQQKNSITYVELSYAQNNSLKTAKIATGAAEPVEATAAAAAKTIGLATVKGTGSDLALGLDYATKADGAYPLVLVTYEIVCDKGNKAETLPGVKAFLDYTISDEAQQAIADKGYVPLPAEVAAKVKAVIPTLA, encoded by the coding sequence GTGAAGCTCCAGCGGAACGGCCGTTCCAAGGCCCTCGCAATCGGCGCCCTGGCGGTCGTCAGCTCGCTGTCGCTCGCAGCGTGCGGCTCTGACGACAACACCAAGGACGCGGGCGCGAACGCCTCCTCCTCCGCCTCCTCCCCCGCAGACCCCGCCACCGGCTCCACCACCGACGCCGCCGGCGGCACGACCGACTGCGGCAAGGGCGGCCAGCTGCTCGGTGCCGGCTCCACCGCTCAGGCCAACGCCATCGAGGTGTGGAAGGCCGCCTTCCAGGCCAAGTGCTCCGGCACCGTGATCAACTACAACGGCAACGGTTCCGGCGCGGGCATCGCCAACTTCAACCAGGGCAAGGTGGCCTTCGCCGGCTCCGACGCCGCCCTCAAGCCCGAAGAGGTCGACGCCTCCAAGAAGGTCTGCGTCGGCGGCCAGGGCATCGACCTGCCGATGGTCGGCGGCGCGGTGGCCATCGCGTACAACGTCGACGGTGTCGACAACCTGGTGCTGGACGCCCCCACCCTGGCCAAGATCTTCGACTCGAAGATCACCAAGTGGAACGACCCGGCGATTGCCAAGCTCAACCCGGGTGCCAAGCTGCCGAGCGCCAACATCCAGGCGTTCCACCGCTCCGACGACTCCGGCACCACCAAGAACGTCACCGCCTACTTCGCGGCCGCCGCCGGCAAGACCGCCTGGCCCTACGAGCCCGACAAGAAGTGGGCCGGCCAGGGCGGCCAGGCCGCCACCGGCAGCGCCGGCCTCGCGGGCCAGGTCAAGCAGCAGAAGAACTCGATCACCTATGTCGAGCTCTCCTACGCGCAGAACAACAGCCTGAAGACCGCCAAGATCGCCACCGGCGCTGCCGAGCCGGTCGAGGCCACCGCAGCCGCCGCCGCCAAGACCATCGGCCTCGCCACGGTCAAGGGCACCGGCAGCGACCTGGCCCTGGGCCTCGACTACGCCACCAAGGCCGACGGCGCCTACCCGCTGGTCCTGGTGACCTACGAGATCGTCTGCGACAAGGGCAACAAGGCGGAGACCCTGCCCGGCGTCAAGGCCTTCCTCGACTACACCATCAGCGACGAGGCGCAGCAGGCCATCGCCGACAAGGGCTATGTGCCGCTGCCCGCCGAGGTCGCCGCCAAGGTGAAGGCCGTCATCCCGACCCTCGCCTGA
- the pstB gene encoding phosphate ABC transporter ATP-binding protein PstB yields the protein MAKRIDVSGLSAYYGSFKGIEDISMTIEPRSVTAFIGPSGCGKSTFLRTLNRMHEVTPGARVEGKVLLDDENLYDPGVDPVAVRRTVGMVFQRPNPFPTMSIYDNVVAGLRLAGVRRKSLLDEVVERSLKGANLWNEVKDRLNRPGAGLSGGQQQRLCIARAIAVEPQVLLMDEPCSALDPISTLAVEDLIGELKSQFTIVIVTHNMQQAARVSDRTAFFNLAGVGRPGRLVEIDDTQRIFSNPSVQATEDYISGRFG from the coding sequence ATGGCCAAGCGCATCGACGTCAGCGGACTGTCCGCCTACTACGGATCCTTCAAGGGCATCGAGGACATCTCGATGACCATCGAGCCCCGCTCGGTGACGGCCTTCATCGGCCCCTCCGGCTGCGGCAAGTCCACCTTCCTGCGCACCCTCAACCGGATGCACGAGGTGACCCCCGGCGCCCGTGTCGAGGGCAAGGTGCTGCTGGACGACGAGAACCTCTACGACCCCGGGGTAGACCCGGTCGCCGTACGCCGCACCGTCGGCATGGTCTTCCAGCGGCCCAACCCGTTCCCCACCATGTCCATCTACGACAATGTGGTGGCCGGCCTCCGGCTCGCCGGGGTGCGCCGCAAGTCGCTGCTGGACGAGGTGGTGGAGAGGTCCCTCAAGGGCGCCAACCTCTGGAACGAGGTCAAGGACCGGCTGAACCGGCCCGGCGCCGGCCTCTCCGGCGGCCAGCAGCAGCGGCTCTGCATCGCCCGCGCCATCGCGGTCGAGCCGCAGGTGCTGCTGATGGACGAGCCCTGCTCCGCCCTGGACCCGATCTCCACCCTTGCCGTCGAGGACCTGATCGGCGAGCTGAAGTCGCAGTTCACCATCGTGATCGTGACCCACAATATGCAGCAGGCGGCCCGGGTCAGCGACCGCACCGCCTTCTTCAACCTGGCCGGCGTCGGCCGGCCCGGCCGACTGGTCGAGATCGACGACACCCAGCGGATCTTCTCCAACCCGTCGGTCCAGGCCACCGAGGACTACATCTCCGGCCGCTTCGGCTGA
- a CDS encoding CHAD domain-containing protein yields the protein MTDALSPAPQPGALPTAVAVTTAVTPAATSTATTVATTAGEVLTAYLTAQAATFLRALPVVRGAPGGSPGAAGGQAAGQTDELLRTVRRVGGALHTFAAMVEPGWARQLRDELRWLRDLLTQEPSCNRRLARLLASLDSLTGTAAADRQPPRPGGPQPGATGMLAGHPGAAKARALLERQLTVARARVHTAALQELRSARLHALADRMALLTGEVPLTAVAGGPADEVLPPQAATALRSLVDAVESLPLVRAGAAYNGDALHRLRAAERALPDAGTAADADADTALGSDDAPWLLVRTLAERARCALEVCEPLLGGQAPDTVVRLAALGRVLERHQDACDAAATAATAARTPRITPATAYVLGVVHADQRLEVEAARYAFGRAWPDAAGSAWTPWPKA from the coding sequence ATGACCGACGCGCTCTCGCCAGCCCCGCAGCCCGGGGCGCTCCCGACTGCGGTGGCCGTGACCACCGCCGTGACCCCGGCCGCGACGTCCACCGCGACCACCGTCGCGACCACCGCCGGTGAGGTGCTCACCGCGTACCTCACCGCGCAGGCGGCCACCTTTCTGCGCGCCCTGCCCGTGGTGCGGGGAGCGCCCGGCGGCAGCCCCGGAGCGGCCGGCGGGCAGGCCGCCGGGCAGACCGACGAGCTGCTGCGGACCGTACGGCGGGTCGGCGGGGCGCTGCACACCTTCGCGGCCATGGTCGAGCCCGGCTGGGCGCGGCAGCTCCGCGACGAGCTGCGCTGGCTGCGGGACCTGCTGACGCAGGAGCCCTCCTGCAACCGGCGGCTGGCCCGGCTGCTGGCCTCGCTGGACTCGCTCACCGGCACGGCGGCGGCCGACCGGCAGCCGCCGCGGCCCGGCGGGCCGCAGCCGGGGGCCACCGGGATGCTGGCCGGCCACCCGGGCGCCGCCAAGGCGCGGGCGCTGCTGGAGCGGCAGCTGACGGTGGCCCGCGCCCGCGTCCACACGGCGGCCCTCCAGGAGCTGCGATCCGCCCGGCTGCACGCACTGGCCGACCGGATGGCCCTGCTGACCGGCGAGGTGCCGCTGACGGCGGTCGCCGGGGGCCCGGCGGACGAGGTGCTGCCGCCGCAGGCGGCGACGGCGCTGCGGTCGCTGGTGGACGCGGTGGAGTCGCTGCCGCTGGTACGTGCCGGGGCGGCCTACAACGGGGACGCGCTGCACCGGCTGCGCGCGGCGGAGCGGGCCCTTCCGGACGCCGGCACCGCCGCCGATGCCGACGCCGACACCGCCCTGGGCTCGGACGACGCGCCCTGGCTGCTGGTGCGGACGCTGGCCGAGCGGGCTCGCTGCGCGCTGGAGGTGTGCGAACCGCTGCTGGGCGGGCAGGCGCCGGACACGGTGGTCCGGCTGGCGGCGCTGGGCCGCGTACTGGAGCGCCACCAGGATGCCTGCGACGCGGCCGCCACCGCCGCGACGGCCGCCCGCACCCCGCGGATCACCCCGGCCACGGCCTATGTGCTGGGGGTGGTCCACGCCGACCAGCGGCTGGAGGTGGAGGCGGCCCGCTACGCCTTCGGCCGCGCCTGGCCGGACGCTGCCGGGTCGGCGTGGACGCCGTGGCCAAAGGCGTAG
- a CDS encoding FAD-binding oxidoreductase, with amino-acid sequence MAEPQTPATPPTEPTPPGRPPGTGRRSLLLAGTGAAATAWLTACGTASGHRAVATGTGPGTLTPHTPTPNSAAPSAPARTTPAAPATARPGDWAALARDLDGTLIRPGDSRYAVARQSFQPRFDTSHPSGVAYVAGPQDIATCLAFARRHQVPVAVRSGGHSYAGWSTTSGLLIDVGRLSTVTPSQGAAAVGSGARLVDVYAGLASRGATVPAGSCPSVGVAGLTLGGGVGVTGRAYGLTSDNLTAAQIVTADGRIRTVDATHDPDLFWALRGGGGGNFGVVTRFDFRTHPAPACSYAFLSWPWRQAAAVLRAWQSWAPAAPDPYWSSLHLTADYRGPQQVEVTVVNLGPASSLQNQIDRLAASAGASPSSAVVRSRSYPDTMLAMAGSLGWTVAQCHLPGDLPGRRPAGRVVRASYGARSDFYTRRLPDAGIGTLLAAVERYARTVPAGGSAAVALDALGGAVNRVRPQDTAFVHRDGLFLAQYIANWPADASVPRHQAWLDGLWQSLRPYASGQAYQNYPDPQLSGWQQSYYGANLPRLRRVKAAYDPERLFTFPQAIPN; translated from the coding sequence ATGGCCGAGCCGCAGACCCCCGCAACCCCGCCCACCGAACCCACCCCGCCCGGGCGGCCCCCCGGGACCGGCCGCCGCAGCCTGCTGCTGGCCGGGACCGGCGCCGCCGCCACCGCCTGGCTGACCGCCTGCGGTACGGCCTCCGGCCACCGGGCCGTGGCGACCGGCACCGGCCCCGGCACCCTCACGCCGCACACCCCCACGCCGAACTCCGCGGCACCCAGCGCCCCGGCTCGTACCACCCCGGCCGCGCCCGCCACCGCCCGCCCCGGCGACTGGGCGGCCCTCGCCCGCGACCTGGACGGCACCCTGATCCGCCCCGGGGACAGCCGCTACGCCGTGGCCCGGCAGAGCTTCCAGCCCCGCTTCGACACCAGCCACCCGTCCGGCGTCGCCTATGTGGCGGGCCCGCAGGACATCGCCACCTGCCTGGCCTTCGCCCGCCGCCACCAGGTGCCGGTCGCGGTCCGCAGCGGCGGCCACTCCTACGCCGGCTGGTCCACCACCAGCGGCCTGCTGATCGACGTGGGCCGGCTCTCCACCGTCACCCCGTCCCAGGGCGCCGCCGCCGTCGGCTCCGGCGCCCGCCTGGTGGACGTCTACGCGGGCCTGGCCTCGCGCGGCGCCACCGTCCCCGCCGGCTCCTGCCCCAGCGTCGGGGTCGCCGGACTGACCCTGGGCGGCGGCGTCGGGGTCACCGGCCGCGCCTACGGGCTGACCTCCGACAACCTCACCGCCGCCCAGATCGTCACCGCCGACGGCCGGATACGCACCGTCGACGCCACGCACGACCCCGACCTCTTCTGGGCGCTGCGCGGCGGAGGCGGCGGCAACTTCGGGGTGGTCACCCGCTTCGACTTCCGCACCCACCCGGCACCGGCCTGCTCCTACGCCTTTCTGTCCTGGCCGTGGCGGCAGGCGGCCGCCGTACTCCGGGCCTGGCAGTCCTGGGCCCCGGCGGCGCCCGACCCGTACTGGTCGAGCCTGCACCTCACGGCCGACTACCGAGGACCGCAGCAGGTCGAAGTGACCGTCGTCAACCTGGGACCGGCCTCCTCTCTCCAGAACCAGATCGACCGGCTCGCGGCCTCGGCCGGCGCCTCGCCCTCCTCCGCCGTGGTGCGCAGCCGCAGCTATCCGGACACCATGCTGGCGATGGCGGGCAGCCTGGGCTGGACCGTCGCGCAGTGCCACCTGCCCGGCGACCTGCCCGGCCGGCGGCCCGCCGGCCGGGTCGTCCGCGCGTCCTACGGGGCGCGCTCCGACTTCTACACCCGCCGGCTGCCGGACGCCGGCATCGGCACCCTGCTGGCCGCCGTGGAGCGCTACGCCCGTACGGTCCCGGCCGGGGGCAGCGCGGCGGTGGCGCTGGACGCGCTGGGCGGGGCGGTCAACCGGGTCCGGCCGCAGGACACCGCCTTTGTGCACCGCGACGGGCTCTTCCTGGCCCAGTACATCGCCAACTGGCCGGCGGACGCCTCGGTGCCCCGGCACCAGGCATGGCTGGACGGCCTCTGGCAGTCCCTGCGCCCATATGCGAGCGGCCAGGCGTACCAGAACTACCCCGACCCGCAGCTGTCCGGCTGGCAGCAGTCCTACTACGGGGCCAACCTGCCCCGGCTGCGACGGGTCAAGGCGGCCTATGACCCGGAGCGGCTCTTCACCTTCCCGCAGGCGATCCCGAACTGA
- a CDS encoding NUDIX hydrolase, with amino-acid sequence METVRAAGAVLWLPAVSGDAAREAAEPRFCWFEPLVALVHRPKYDDWSLPKGKLAPGEEARAAALREVREETGLSCVLGAPLPTRRYPVQGRVKEVRYWAGVPVGGSFAANREVDRLEWLPASVARARLTHDHDRVLVDALLDAVSHDQA; translated from the coding sequence ATGGAGACCGTACGGGCGGCCGGCGCCGTGCTGTGGCTGCCGGCGGTGTCGGGCGATGCCGCGCGGGAGGCGGCCGAGCCACGGTTCTGCTGGTTCGAGCCGCTGGTGGCGCTGGTCCACCGGCCCAAGTACGACGACTGGTCGCTGCCCAAGGGCAAGCTGGCGCCGGGCGAGGAGGCGAGGGCCGCCGCACTGCGCGAGGTACGCGAGGAGACCGGGCTGAGCTGTGTGCTGGGCGCCCCGCTGCCGACCCGGCGCTATCCGGTGCAGGGGCGGGTCAAGGAGGTCCGCTACTGGGCCGGGGTGCCGGTGGGAGGCTCCTTCGCCGCCAACCGGGAGGTCGACCGGCTGGAGTGGCTGCCCGCGTCGGTGGCCCGAGCCCGGCTGACCCACGACCATGACCGGGTGCTGGTCGACGCGCTGCTGGACGCGGTCTCCCACGACCAGGCGTGA
- a CDS encoding LolA-like protein produces MKRRVRGTTIRVRRTIGSAGATAALLAALAATAGCTGVGSGDGGDARQSTPVSADRLADDPLTAVRSAADITGRTGSARTVTQVVTSSPGKKAEFHGTGVYDYAKRIGTVSVLLPPGAATKGRMTEVVLPGIVYLQNSGAKVPAGKWVKLEVKQLPDGNLVSSGTTDPATAAGALRGAQAAKLVGTETVDGAALKHYRGTLDLAKAADATGGPGADGLRMAAGTFTVKQVPYDVWLDEQGRLHKVVEVFTFASVPGSTDKKDQVVVVSTTSLSDFGSPVEAAEPPASDVVRLKAGNGGR; encoded by the coding sequence ATGAAGCGTCGGGTACGCGGCACCACCATCCGGGTGCGCCGCACGATCGGTTCCGCAGGGGCGACCGCCGCCCTGCTCGCCGCGCTGGCTGCCACGGCCGGCTGCACCGGCGTCGGCAGCGGTGACGGCGGGGACGCACGGCAGTCGACGCCGGTCTCCGCGGACCGGCTGGCCGACGACCCGCTCACGGCCGTCCGCAGCGCCGCCGACATCACCGGCCGCACCGGATCCGCCCGCACCGTCACCCAGGTGGTGACCTCGTCGCCGGGGAAGAAGGCGGAGTTCCACGGCACCGGCGTCTATGACTACGCCAAGCGCATCGGCACCGTCTCCGTGCTGCTGCCGCCGGGTGCGGCGACCAAGGGCAGGATGACCGAGGTGGTGCTGCCCGGCATCGTCTACCTCCAGAACAGCGGAGCCAAGGTGCCCGCCGGCAAGTGGGTCAAGCTGGAGGTCAAGCAGCTCCCCGACGGCAACCTGGTGAGCAGCGGCACCACCGACCCGGCCACTGCGGCCGGTGCGCTGCGCGGCGCCCAGGCCGCGAAGCTGGTCGGTACCGAGACGGTCGACGGTGCTGCCCTCAAGCACTACCGGGGCACCCTGGACCTGGCGAAGGCCGCCGACGCCACCGGTGGCCCGGGGGCCGACGGGCTGCGGATGGCGGCCGGGACGTTCACGGTCAAGCAGGTCCCGTACGACGTGTGGCTGGACGAGCAGGGGCGGCTGCACAAGGTGGTGGAGGTCTTCACCTTTGCCTCGGTGCCGGGGTCGACCGACAAGAAGGACCAGGTGGTGGTGGTCTCCACCACCTCGCTGTCGGACTTCGGCAGCCCGGTGGAGGCGGCCGAGCCTCCCGCGTCCGACGTGGTGCGGTTGAAGGCCGGCAACGGCGGTCGGTGA
- a CDS encoding DUF47 domain-containing protein, whose protein sequence is MRFRLTPRETSFYDMFAAAAENLVTGSKLLLELLGSDVAARSEIAERMRAAEHAGDDSTHAIFHQLNSSFITPFDREDIYSLASSLDDIMDFMEEAVDLVVLYDIQQLPQGIEQQIEVLARAAELTAEAMPNLRTMANLTEYWIEINRLENQADQIHRKLLAHLFSGQYEAIEVLKLKQIVDVLEEAADAFEHVANTVETIAVKES, encoded by the coding sequence GTGCGCTTTCGTCTGACCCCACGGGAGACGAGCTTCTACGATATGTTCGCCGCCGCCGCGGAGAACCTCGTGACCGGCTCCAAGCTCCTGCTCGAACTGCTCGGCTCCGACGTCGCAGCCCGCTCGGAGATCGCCGAGCGCATGCGCGCCGCCGAGCACGCGGGTGACGACAGCACCCACGCGATCTTCCACCAGCTGAACTCGTCGTTCATCACGCCCTTCGACCGCGAGGACATCTACTCCCTCGCGTCCTCGCTGGACGACATCATGGACTTCATGGAGGAGGCCGTCGACCTGGTCGTCCTCTATGACATCCAGCAGCTTCCGCAGGGCATCGAGCAGCAGATCGAGGTGCTGGCCCGGGCCGCCGAGCTCACCGCCGAGGCGATGCCCAACCTGCGGACCATGGCCAATCTCACCGAGTACTGGATCGAGATCAACCGGCTGGAGAACCAGGCGGACCAGATCCACCGCAAGCTGCTCGCCCACCTCTTCAGTGGACAGTACGAGGCCATAGAGGTGCTGAAGCTGAAGCAGATCGTGGATGTCCTGGAAGAGGCGGCCGACGCTTTCGAACATGTGGCGAACACGGTCGAGACCATCGCCGTCAAGGAGTCCTGA
- a CDS encoding metal-sensitive transcriptional regulator yields MTAVEELPESAGHGVHGYSKRKDEHLKRLRRIEGQVRGLQRMVEQDVYCIDILTQVSAGTKALQAFALSLLEEHLKHCVAAAVEQGGPEADAKVAEATAAIARLLRT; encoded by the coding sequence ATGACCGCTGTGGAGGAACTTCCGGAGTCGGCCGGGCACGGAGTGCACGGCTACAGCAAACGGAAGGACGAGCACCTGAAGAGGCTGCGCCGGATCGAGGGCCAGGTCCGCGGCCTCCAGAGGATGGTCGAGCAGGACGTCTACTGCATCGACATCCTCACCCAGGTCTCGGCGGGCACCAAGGCCCTCCAGGCTTTCGCACTGAGCCTGCTGGAGGAGCATCTGAAGCACTGCGTGGCCGCCGCCGTGGAGCAGGGCGGCCCGGAGGCGGACGCCAAGGTCGCGGAGGCCACCGCCGCCATCGCACGGCTGCTGCGCACCTGA
- the pstC gene encoding phosphate ABC transporter permease subunit PstC codes for MDTPSPTVPQDRDDPDGTAPDPLPAASPAPSRGQNRLRARARARIGDTLFLAASRGSGILLLVIMAAIAVFLGWQAAKALGANQGNFFTTFEWNPDGTPPVFGIAVLLFGTVVSSVIAMAIAVPVAIGIALFISHYAPRRLAQPIAYLVDLLAAVPSIVYGLWGALFLVPHLDGLTAWMNDYLGWTHLLGQSDGVAGSAPRNLFTVGVLLAIMILPIITAVSREVFKQAPRMHEEAALALGATRWEMIRTAVLPFGRPGVISASMLGLGRALGETMAVATVLSPSEKLDLHILDPGGGTFAQNIAAKFGEAFDNGRSALIASGLMLFVITLLVNAAARMIIARRKEFSGANA; via the coding sequence ATGGACACACCCTCGCCGACCGTCCCACAGGACCGGGACGACCCCGACGGCACCGCCCCCGACCCCCTCCCCGCCGCGTCGCCCGCCCCGTCCCGGGGCCAGAACCGGCTCCGAGCCCGAGCCCGGGCCCGCATCGGCGACACGCTCTTCCTCGCCGCCTCCCGAGGCTCCGGCATCCTGCTGCTGGTGATCATGGCCGCCATCGCGGTCTTCCTCGGCTGGCAGGCCGCCAAGGCGCTCGGCGCCAACCAGGGCAACTTCTTCACCACCTTCGAGTGGAACCCCGACGGCACCCCGCCGGTCTTCGGCATCGCCGTGCTGCTCTTCGGCACCGTCGTCAGCTCGGTCATCGCGATGGCCATCGCCGTACCGGTCGCCATCGGCATCGCGCTCTTCATCTCGCACTACGCGCCGCGCCGGCTGGCCCAGCCGATCGCCTACCTGGTCGACCTGCTCGCCGCCGTGCCCAGCATCGTCTACGGCCTCTGGGGCGCCCTCTTCCTGGTGCCGCACCTGGACGGCCTCACCGCCTGGATGAACGACTACCTCGGCTGGACGCACCTCCTCGGGCAGAGCGACGGCGTGGCCGGCAGCGCCCCGCGCAACCTCTTCACCGTCGGCGTCCTGCTGGCCATCATGATCCTGCCGATCATCACCGCGGTCAGCCGCGAGGTCTTCAAGCAGGCCCCCCGGATGCACGAGGAGGCCGCGCTGGCCCTCGGCGCCACCCGCTGGGAGATGATCCGCACCGCCGTCCTGCCGTTCGGCCGCCCCGGTGTGATCAGCGCCTCCATGCTGGGCCTGGGCCGCGCGCTCGGCGAGACCATGGCGGTCGCCACCGTGCTCTCCCCCTCGGAGAAGCTCGACCTGCACATCCTGGACCCCGGCGGCGGCACCTTCGCCCAGAACATCGCCGCCAAGTTCGGCGAGGCATTCGACAACGGCCGCAGCGCCCTGATCGCCTCCGGCCTGATGCTGTTTGTGATCACCCTGCTGGTCAACGCCGCCGCTCGCATGATCATCGCGCGGCGCAAGGAGTTCTCGGGGGCCAACGCATGA